One Halobaculum roseum DNA segment encodes these proteins:
- a CDS encoding DUF424 domain-containing protein, giving the protein MLTRRETPEGTLVAVCDADVLGETFEDDDVSLEVTEEFYGGDEAEPADADAVVEGLYDADTANLVGEGCVGVAVDAGVIDADRVLAVGDTLHAQLLWL; this is encoded by the coding sequence CTGCTCACGCGCCGCGAGACGCCCGAAGGAACGCTCGTCGCCGTCTGCGACGCGGACGTGCTCGGCGAGACCTTCGAGGACGACGACGTTTCGCTTGAGGTGACCGAGGAGTTCTACGGCGGCGACGAGGCCGAGCCGGCCGACGCCGACGCCGTCGTCGAGGGCCTGTACGACGCCGACACCGCGAACCTCGTGGGTGAGGGCTGCGTCGGCGTCGCCGTCGACGCCGGCGTCATCGACGCCGACCGCGTGCTGGCGGTCGGCGACACCCTGCACGCGCAGTTGCTCTGGCTGTAA
- the thpR gene encoding RNA 2',3'-cyclic phosphodiesterase: MPRLFVSVDLPDRLADEFAAVQDPLRDIESLRFTDPEQAHCTVKFLGDTDDSRVGDVVEALESAVDSAAVDPFEVEVGDLGVFPSREYISVIWAGVREGHGADELTRLAEAVERETVDRGFEESDHEFTPHFTLARMDDARGKDRVLDYLDEDPTVGRFEVDEIRLTESTLTEGGPVYETRTRVSL; the protein is encoded by the coding sequence ATGCCGCGACTGTTCGTCTCCGTCGACCTGCCGGACCGGCTCGCGGACGAGTTCGCCGCCGTCCAGGACCCGCTTCGTGACATCGAGAGCCTGCGCTTCACCGACCCCGAGCAGGCGCACTGTACGGTGAAGTTCCTCGGCGACACCGACGACTCGCGCGTCGGCGACGTGGTCGAGGCGCTGGAGTCGGCGGTGGACTCGGCCGCCGTCGACCCGTTCGAGGTCGAGGTCGGCGACCTCGGCGTCTTCCCCTCGCGGGAGTACATCAGCGTGATCTGGGCCGGCGTCCGGGAGGGTCACGGCGCCGACGAGCTGACGCGGCTCGCTGAGGCCGTCGAGCGCGAGACGGTCGACCGAGGGTTCGAGGAGTCGGATCACGAGTTCACGCCGCATTTCACCCTCGCGCGGATGGACGACGCCCGCGGGAAGGACAGGGTACTCGACTACCTCGACGAGGACCCCACGGTGGGGCGGTTCGAGGTGGACGAGATCCGGCTCACGGAATCGACGCTGACCGAGGGCGGACCCGTGTACGAGACGCGGACGCGGGTGTCGCTGTAG
- a CDS encoding formate/nitrite transporter family protein, with amino-acid sequence MVADDGADGGDGGDAGVGHEREAEREGEIPASNETVIDRLAETGVDEMDRGAPALFLSALSAGLDIGFGPLLVAVVTTLTVAGGDPVVDRLYVGAAYSVGFVFVVLGGSELFTEHTSLAVVPVLDDRAGLGDLGRLWSLVYAGNVVGGVAFAVFVVWFAPAYGLASTASFAELAEPFLDQPTAVLFAGAVLTGWMMGLLAWLVAAADSTIARVVFVVLVTGAIGFAHLPHSIAGNVEVLAATLADPDIGVAEYVRFMALTTAGNVGGGAVFVALLKYGFVLGTVEGEP; translated from the coding sequence ATGGTCGCGGACGACGGCGCGGACGGCGGGGACGGCGGGGACGCCGGCGTCGGACACGAACGGGAGGCCGAACGCGAGGGGGAGATCCCCGCCTCGAACGAGACGGTCATCGATCGGCTGGCCGAGACCGGCGTCGACGAGATGGACCGCGGAGCGCCGGCACTGTTCCTGTCCGCGCTCTCGGCCGGGCTCGACATCGGCTTCGGGCCGCTGTTGGTCGCGGTCGTGACGACGCTGACGGTGGCGGGGGGCGACCCCGTGGTCGACCGCCTGTACGTCGGCGCGGCGTACTCGGTGGGGTTCGTGTTCGTCGTCCTCGGCGGCTCGGAGCTGTTCACCGAACACACCTCCCTCGCCGTCGTCCCCGTGCTCGACGACCGCGCCGGCCTCGGCGACCTCGGGCGGCTCTGGTCGCTCGTGTACGCCGGCAACGTCGTCGGCGGGGTCGCCTTCGCCGTCTTCGTCGTCTGGTTCGCGCCCGCCTACGGCCTCGCGAGCACGGCGTCGTTCGCCGAGCTCGCCGAGCCATTCCTCGACCAGCCGACGGCGGTCCTGTTCGCGGGGGCCGTGCTCACGGGATGGATGATGGGACTGCTCGCGTGGCTCGTCGCCGCCGCCGACTCCACCATCGCCCGGGTCGTCTTCGTCGTGCTCGTCACCGGGGCCATCGGCTTCGCGCACCTCCCGCACTCGATCGCCGGCAACGTCGAGGTCCTGGCGGCGACGCTGGCCGATCCCGACATCGGCGTGGCCGAGTACGTCCGGTTTATGGCGCTGACCACCGCCGGCAACGTCGGCGGCGGCGCGGTCTTCGTCGCCCTGCTCAAGTACGGCTTCGTCCTCGGGACCGTCGAGGGCGAGCCGTGA
- a CDS encoding tetratricopeptide repeat protein, with product MSDDEPERRPHQFSEGQGLDEDYEEFTLDPEELNADPSQVDPVDTRVITDLLDERNIPKDRVDVESLMDVGLSYMGINRFEEATETFERAAQFADEDSLAEQEAWVNKGAAHAQLEEWDEAIGSYREALRIDDDSEHAASAETNLAYALHENGQGEQALEHAEKAVEIDPRFPQAWYNRGFFLVERGLLEDAVNAFDNAIRLGMRNAEVLEEKARALDELGREDEAEEAAERAEEIREEAEQRMVEEHAEGGAGAAGAGATGGMDGERGGRRGGDAGGAGGAPGGLGDRSGDGDDDLDLGGL from the coding sequence ATGAGCGACGACGAGCCCGAACGCCGACCGCACCAGTTCTCCGAGGGGCAGGGCCTCGACGAGGACTACGAGGAGTTCACGCTCGACCCCGAGGAGCTGAACGCCGACCCCTCGCAGGTCGACCCCGTCGACACGCGCGTCATCACCGACCTGCTCGACGAGCGCAACATCCCGAAGGACCGCGTCGACGTGGAGAGCCTCATGGACGTGGGGCTGTCGTACATGGGGATCAACCGCTTCGAGGAGGCGACCGAGACGTTCGAGCGCGCCGCCCAGTTCGCCGACGAGGACTCCCTCGCCGAGCAGGAGGCGTGGGTGAACAAGGGGGCCGCCCACGCCCAGCTGGAGGAGTGGGACGAGGCGATCGGCTCGTATCGGGAGGCGCTGCGCATCGACGACGACTCCGAGCACGCCGCCAGCGCCGAGACGAACCTCGCGTACGCGCTCCACGAGAACGGCCAGGGCGAGCAGGCGCTGGAACACGCCGAGAAGGCCGTCGAGATCGACCCGCGCTTCCCGCAGGCGTGGTACAACCGCGGCTTCTTCCTCGTCGAGCGCGGTCTGCTGGAGGACGCGGTGAACGCCTTCGACAACGCGATCCGACTGGGGATGCGCAACGCCGAGGTGCTCGAGGAGAAGGCCCGCGCGCTCGACGAGCTCGGCCGCGAGGACGAGGCCGAGGAGGCCGCCGAGCGCGCCGAGGAGATCCGCGAGGAGGCCGAACAGCGGATGGTCGAGGAGCACGCGGAGGGAGGCGCGGGAGCGGCCGGCGCCGGAGCGACCGGCGGGATGGACGGCGAGCGGGGCGGCAGAAGAGGCGGCGACGCCGGCGGAGCGGGCGGCGCCCCGGGCGGTCTCGGGGACCGCTCCGGCGACGGCGACGACGACCTCGACCTCGGGGGCCTGTAG